The Myxococcales bacterium genomic sequence GCAGCGGCTTTAGTGCGACAACATGCCGCATGGGCAAAGGGGGGGCGGGCCATTAGGGTTCGCCGCATCGAAAGGAGATTGCCCCTTGCTCAAACGCTTTGTGTCCCTTCTGTCTGGTCTTTCGCTTGGCCTCGTGTCCACGGGGGCCTTCGCCCATATCGGCACCAACGGTCCGGTGTTCGCAGGGAAAACCGTCAAGGTGGTTTTCACTGTGGGCCATGGCTGCGAAGGCGCTGACACGCTGTCCCTCGCGATGCAGGTCCCCGCGGGAGTGACAGGCGTGCGCCCGATTCCCGGAGGTTTCGGCAAGGCGTCGGTCGTCAAGGACGCCATGGGAAATGTCACCTCCGTCACGTGGTCCCGCCCCGAAACCGATCTGGGTGCATCCGACGACAACGCCTACGAGGTGGCCTTGCGTGTGCGCATCCCCGATGCCCCCTTCACCACGCTCTATTTTCCCACCGTGCAGACGTGCAAGTCGGCTGCTGGTGTGGTGTCTACGGCCAGCTGGGTGGGGACCGGGGGGGGCGATCATCAGCACGGCGTGGATGCGGGCGTTGCGCCCGCAGCGCCAGAGCCCGCGCCAGCCGTTCAGGTCCTGCCTGCGCGCATGCCGGGATGGAACAAGTACACGCTGACCCAGCACGTACACGATCTTCCCGTGTTCTTCTCTGACGCTCAGATCGTGTGGTCGGGCAGCGCCGCGTGGAGCCCCAACCCCGACATTCAAGCGCTCGTTCCGAGCGAGCCCAACACCACCGCCCTCACGGAGCTCCACCCGGGGGCCGTGATCTGGGTGCGCTACTGAGGCAGGCCCATGAAGCGAGTTGCATTACTGTTGGCGGTTGTCGTCCTGGGGGCCTGCGCGGACGACGAGAGCCCTGCGAACATCAACGTGGACGGTGGTTCAGACGCCGCCGGAGACGCTCTGGGCGCCGCGCCGTCCTCGAGTCTTTTGCCCCGCCCCTCGCCCCTCTTGCGCCCCCCCCAAGCTCGCTTGCCCGCCGAGCTGCTCCCGCCGGGGCGCTGAGGCGGCGGAAGCGTCCGTTGCCTTGGGCTATGGCGCGTTGCGCATTGGCGCCTGAGTCCGGCGCTCGTGTGCTAACGTCGCATGCTTTGTCGAGCCTGACGTGCCTAGGCTAGGCACGCGTCCTCCGACACCGCCTCAACATGCCCCCCGCCGAGAAGCCTCGCCCCGCGCTCGATTCGCGTTACATTTTAAAAGGCGCCCTGCTCCAGATCCTAGGCACATTGGGCCAAGGGTTGGTCGCCGTACAGCAAGTGCTGATACCCCGCCTGTTCGGACAGGCCACTCATGGGATCTACGGCGGCATCCTAGGGATCATGGAAGTCGCGGTGCGGTTCGGCGTCGCGGGTACCGACAAGGGGCTGTACAAGTACCTGGGGAAGGGGGGTGGAGAAGACCCCGCCGAGGGCAAGCGGGCGTTTGCCTCGGCACTCAGGCTTTCCACGCTTGTTTCCTCCCTGCTGGCTGCGGCCATGTTTGTGGGTGCCCCGCTCATCGCGGCCTGGAAGGAGACACCGCAGATCGCCCCAGCGCTTCGGCTCATGAGCTTCGGCCTGGCCCCGATGGCACTCGTGCTCGTGTTGAATGCTGCGGCGCTTAGCAAAAGGCAGGCGCATCTTCCGCCCCTCATCCGAGGGGTCATGGAGCCGGCCCTCCTGACAGTCTTGACCTTGGCGGCATGGCTGTCGGGGGCTGGCACGCGAGGCCTCGCCATGGCGTACGCATTGTCTTACGTGGGGCTGCTGGCCTTCGCTCTGTGGCTGTGCAAGCGGAGCTTCGAGAAGAATTGGTTTTCCGGTCTTCTGCGTGCCCCCAAACACCCCGACCTGACGAGGTTCGTTCGGCCGATGGTCACGCTCGAGGTCATGAACTCCCTCCGGCTGAGGCTGGACACGATCTTCGTGTTCGCCGTCCTGCCTCCCGAAAAGATGGCTCTCTACGCTGCCAGTGAGTACATAGGCCGCGTGGCGGCGAACGTTCGCTATGCCTTTGATGGAATCGCAAGCCCACTCTTTGCCGAGGCCCTTCACTCGAGGGACCTGGAACGCCGCCGAGAAACCCTCCAGAGCCTTACCCGCTGGGTTTGGCTGCTCTCGCTCCCATTGGCCACCACCCTCATATCGCTCAGAGCCGACCTCCTGGGCCTTTACGGGGAAGCCTACGTTGCAGCGTCAGCAATCGTCGTCGTGCACGTTCTTGGACATTTCGCGAATGGTGCTCTCGCGTTCTCCGCAGCCTTGTTGACGATGAGCGGACGGGCCTGGCTCCTGGTGTTGAACCAAGCCTTCACACTAGTCGTGCATTCCCTTCTGTCGTGGATGCTGATCCCCAGACTCGGAATCATGGGAGCCGCGCTTGCGTTCCTCGCTGGAATGCTCGTTCCGATCTCCTTGAGCCTCATCGAGGCTGCCCGACTGGAGGGTGTGCACCCGTTCAACAGGGCTCTCCTTCCGCCCTTGGCGGTGGGCCTTTTGGTCCTTGGCATTCAAACCCTAGTGACACGTCTTGTTTCCCCGGGCATCCCCAGGATTCTGGGCGGAACTCTGCTGGGACTTATCGGGTACTTTGCCCTTTACTGGCTTACGGTCTTTAGGCCTGAAGAGAAGGAATCCGTATCGAGGATCAAAAAGCGAATCTTGGGGTGAAGGGAGTCTTCACCGGCGCGCGAGCCGGTAGACTCTCCAGGGAGCTCGCCACTTCTTCGCCGTGGCCCAAGACGCCTTCTCAATCACGACGGTGCCAAGTTGCTGCAGAACGTCTGGAGGGAGGAACGGGGCAAAGCGTTGCTTGATGTAGTGATCGTTGTCGACCAGATATTCGATCCCGTTGACTTCGAGATAATCGCCCACCCTACGCTCCCTGACCCAGTCCGCGGCTTCGTCGTTCCCAACCCCGTCCAGGTTCATAACCTGGTTGAAGTTGTAGTACGCCTGCATGTGCATGTTGAACCCGGCGATCCTTGGCCGGTCGGAGCGAGGAACGACCCGCTGGAGCTCCTGGGCCATGTCGTACATGTCAACCTGCCAAGGAAACAGTCCCTTCACCCAGACGTCTGCAGCCGATATCGCCGTTCCGAGAAACACCAGTGTGCTCAGAGCCACGCGTCCCCGCTGCCGGAGATAGGGTGCAGCTTCCTTGTACAAGAGCACAAACCCGAGGGGGCCGAGCCAGGCAACGGGAACGTAATACCACTCTCTGCTGACCCACCTTATCCCACCGTGGACGAAGCCAAGGGCCACAAGAGCGGCAAGAGGAGGGGCCAACAGGAGTAGCCTCTGCGACGAAGCTTGCCGATCCACGGCAGGAAGACGTCGTTTCCGAATCCAGCAGAGCAGCAGAAGCGCAAACGGCACTCCAAAGCCTGCGCTTCGCGGAAGCTCGTAGCAGAGTACTTTCAGTGTTTTCCATGCCGACGTGGCGACGCGAGCGATCCTTGTGAGGTCTGCCGCGTGGGCATGGTTTACGAACGGGATGGCATGGGCGCTCGATTGCATGAGGTGGCCAGTCTCTCGATGCATGTAAATGAGCCAAGGCAGCACTATGACCGCCGAGGAGAAAGCCAAGGCACAGGTTGCTTTGAGCCTTTCGAGGCGTGTCCCTGGACCCAGAAGGATGAGATGCCCGAGCATCGCGAGATGAAAGAAGACAGCGTCGGTCCGAGCAAGCATGGCGAGGCCTGCCAATCCGCCCAATACCAGATTGGGTTGCCACGGGCGGGAGGGCCTGCTGACCAAGTTCAGGTAAACGCCAAAACAAGCCAATGTCGTTGTGACGTACACCGGTG encodes the following:
- a CDS encoding glycosyltransferase family 39 protein, which produces MHLRGLLLLGLLLRLVVASAPIRWLVQKTVPDDAFVYFQVARNLIAGAPPSLDGVHFTSAYHPLWLGFVTCVASLIPGGGDRLITAGIVLAGLIDILNAYLVFLVARTLTASERYAVVACVLYLFNPYSLGLVLSGLETPVYVTTTLACFGVYLNLVSRPSRPWQPNLVLGGLAGLAMLARTDAVFFHLAMLGHLILLGPGTRLERLKATCALAFSSAVIVLPWLIYMHRETGHLMQSSAHAIPFVNHAHAADLTRIARVATSAWKTLKVLCYELPRSAGFGVPFALLLLCWIRKRRLPAVDRQASSQRLLLLAPPLAALVALGFVHGGIRWVSREWYYVPVAWLGPLGFVLLYKEAAPYLRQRGRVALSTLVFLGTAISAADVWVKGLFPWQVDMYDMAQELQRVVPRSDRPRIAGFNMHMQAYYNFNQVMNLDGVGNDEAADWVRERRVGDYLEVNGIEYLVDNDHYIKQRFAPFLPPDVLQQLGTVVIEKASWATAKKWRAPWRVYRLARR
- a CDS encoding oligosaccharide flippase family protein, whose translation is MLIPRLFGQATHGIYGGILGIMEVAVRFGVAGTDKGLYKYLGKGGGEDPAEGKRAFASALRLSTLVSSLLAAAMFVGAPLIAAWKETPQIAPALRLMSFGLAPMALVLVLNAAALSKRQAHLPPLIRGVMEPALLTVLTLAAWLSGAGTRGLAMAYALSYVGLLAFALWLCKRSFEKNWFSGLLRAPKHPDLTRFVRPMVTLEVMNSLRLRLDTIFVFAVLPPEKMALYAASEYIGRVAANVRYAFDGIASPLFAEALHSRDLERRRETLQSLTRWVWLLSLPLATTLISLRADLLGLYGEAYVAASAIVVVHVLGHFANGALAFSAALLTMSGRAWLLVLNQAFTLVVHSLLSWMLIPRLGIMGAALAFLAGMLVPISLSLIEAARLEGVHPFNRALLPPLAVGLLVLGIQTLVTRLVSPGIPRILGGTLLGLIGYFALYWLTVFRPEEKESVSRIKKRILG
- a CDS encoding DUF1775 domain-containing protein, whose translation is MPHGQRGGGPLGFAASKGDCPLLKRFVSLLSGLSLGLVSTGAFAHIGTNGPVFAGKTVKVVFTVGHGCEGADTLSLAMQVPAGVTGVRPIPGGFGKASVVKDAMGNVTSVTWSRPETDLGASDDNAYEVALRVRIPDAPFTTLYFPTVQTCKSAAGVVSTASWVGTGGGDHQHGVDAGVAPAAPEPAPAVQVLPARMPGWNKYTLTQHVHDLPVFFSDAQIVWSGSAAWSPNPDIQALVPSEPNTTALTELHPGAVIWVRY